A genomic stretch from Petrimonas mucosa includes:
- the tnpA gene encoding IS66 family insertion sequence element accessory protein TnpA, giving the protein MWTLNQFEEIFDRYQASGLRIKEFCRNESIVESKFYYWQKRLREHNYRTGRESGFVPIVFTGSNPSPATKEVVHHQPIPVHVDPTPGNVLEIVYPNGVKVRVPKGTDPTQLRSLILLTQ; this is encoded by the coding sequence ATGTGGACATTAAATCAGTTTGAGGAGATTTTTGATCGTTACCAGGCCAGCGGGCTTCGGATAAAAGAGTTCTGCCGGAACGAGTCGATAGTGGAATCCAAGTTTTATTACTGGCAAAAGAGATTGCGAGAGCATAACTACAGGACTGGGCGAGAGTCCGGTTTCGTTCCGATCGTCTTTACCGGCTCCAATCCATCACCGGCAACCAAAGAAGTTGTCCATCATCAACCGATTCCGGTGCATGTTGACCCCACCCCGGGAAATGTTCTCGAAATAGTCTATCCCAATGGAGTAAAAGTGCGTGTTCCAAAGGGGACTGATCCAACACAGCTGCGTTCATTAATCCTCCTGACCCAATAA
- the glyA gene encoding serine hydroxymethyltransferase, which produces MKRDTQIFEIIEQEKLRQLKGIELIASENFVSDQVMQAMGSVLTNKYAEGYPGRRYYGGCEVVDLGEQLAIDRLKKLFNAEWANVQPHSGAQANAAVFLACLKAGDKFLGLNLSHGGHLSHGSPVNFSGLMFQALEYNVREDNQQVDYDQLESVARAERPKLIIAGASAYSREWDYARIRKIADEIKALFMVDMAHPAGLIAAGLLDNPLKYAHIVTSTTHKTLRGPRGGIILMGQDFENPWGLKTPKGEVKMMSALLDSAVFPGMQGGPLEHVIASKAVSFGEALDPEFKTYQAQVKRNAAVMAQAFADKGYKVVSGGTDNHIVLVDLRTKFPALTGKVAEKVLVEADITTNKNMVPFDSRSPFQTSGLRFGTPAITTRGAKESLMGDIVEMIDTVLADVENDKTIASVREKVNATMKQFPLFAW; this is translated from the coding sequence ATGAAACGAGACACACAGATTTTCGAAATTATCGAACAGGAAAAATTACGTCAGTTAAAGGGAATAGAACTTATCGCTTCGGAGAACTTCGTAAGTGATCAGGTGATGCAGGCAATGGGGTCCGTCCTTACCAACAAGTATGCCGAAGGTTATCCGGGCAGGCGTTACTACGGCGGTTGCGAGGTGGTGGATTTAGGTGAGCAATTGGCTATCGACCGCCTGAAGAAGTTGTTCAATGCCGAGTGGGCCAATGTGCAACCGCACTCGGGTGCACAGGCAAATGCAGCCGTTTTTCTGGCTTGCCTGAAAGCGGGAGACAAGTTCCTCGGACTCAACCTTTCGCACGGTGGACACCTTTCACACGGTTCACCGGTAAACTTTTCCGGTTTGATGTTTCAGGCACTGGAATACAACGTCCGGGAGGACAATCAGCAAGTGGATTACGACCAATTGGAATCGGTTGCGCGTGCCGAACGCCCAAAACTGATCATCGCCGGAGCATCAGCCTATTCGCGTGAATGGGATTATGCCCGTATCCGCAAAATCGCCGATGAAATCAAGGCCCTGTTCATGGTGGATATGGCGCATCCTGCCGGACTGATCGCCGCCGGATTGCTGGACAACCCGTTAAAATATGCGCACATAGTAACCTCTACTACCCACAAAACGCTTCGCGGCCCGCGCGGAGGCATTATTTTAATGGGACAGGATTTCGAGAACCCGTGGGGGTTAAAAACGCCGAAGGGAGAAGTGAAAATGATGTCGGCACTGTTGGATTCGGCCGTTTTTCCGGGAATGCAGGGAGGTCCGCTGGAACACGTCATTGCTTCCAAAGCCGTGTCGTTTGGCGAAGCGTTGGATCCCGAGTTCAAAACCTACCAGGCACAGGTGAAAAGGAATGCAGCCGTTATGGCCCAGGCATTTGCGGATAAAGGTTACAAAGTAGTGTCGGGAGGTACGGACAACCACATTGTTTTGGTGGATTTGCGGACGAAGTTCCCTGCGCTGACCGGAAAAGTGGCGGAGAAAGTGCTTGTGGAAGCCGATATCACGACCAACAAAAACATGGTCCCGTTCGATAGCCGCAGCCCGTTCCAGACCTCCGGATTGCGTTTTGGAACACCGGCAATCACGACCCGTGGAGCGAAAGAATCGCTGATGGGTGATATTGTGGAAATGATCGACACGGTGCTTGCCGACGTGGAAAACGACAAGACAATAGCATCGGTTCGTGAAAAGGTGAATGCTACTATGAAGCAATTCCCGTTGTTCGCGTGGTAG
- the tnpB gene encoding IS66 family insertion sequence element accessory protein TnpB (TnpB, as the term is used for proteins encoded by IS66 family insertion elements, is considered an accessory protein, since TnpC, encoded by a neighboring gene, is a DDE family transposase.) produces the protein MFNLNASMRYWLYPFPTDMRKGFYTLSGLVTEGMGQDVRSGDVFIFLNRHCTSMKALHMEHGGLVIYYMKLEKGNFALPPLDEKGKIHPFSWQKLMLMVQGIDAEKCHYKKRWKSA, from the coding sequence ATGTTCAATCTGAACGCCTCGATGCGTTACTGGCTTTATCCTTTTCCAACGGACATGCGAAAAGGGTTCTACACTTTAAGCGGACTGGTCACTGAGGGGATGGGACAGGATGTACGCAGCGGTGACGTGTTCATTTTTCTGAACCGTCATTGCACGAGTATGAAAGCATTACATATGGAGCACGGCGGACTGGTGATCTACTATATGAAACTTGAGAAAGGCAATTTTGCACTGCCCCCGCTTGATGAAAAAGGCAAAATCCACCCCTTTTCCTGGCAAAAACTAATGTTGATGGTACAGGGTATTGACGCTGAAAAATGTCACTATAAAAAACGTTGGAAAAGCGCATAA
- the tnpC gene encoding IS66 family transposase, with translation MQENKENPNELLELLLEKCDHLYQENMLLRGKLEDRTDVDALKSSYEKTISEKDTKIVDLEKQVAYLRRRIWGKSSERYIQEDPQQRRIDFDGFDLLPGEIELVEAARAEIETFRERRVKERVKQKPVRKPLSEDFPRIEEHLYPDEINDNMDAWTELEPEVTEVLEYEPGKCYVRKIVRHKYVLKSKPSRESEEKSSLIVTASLPTKYQPIARSYAGASLLAELMINKYVNHLPFYRQIQMMKQLGANLPPPTVNDWFKDTADLLRPLYYRLKELVLATDYIQVDETTVPVINNEKHKTVNGYMWMVRSVMDSQLFFHYDHGSRAQNVALSLLNDFRGAMQTDGYAVYKMYEQKKGVLPLGCWAHARRKFTESLKNDKSRAEYALEQIGLLYEVEREADDKNLSYEDRAKLRESLAYPIMVAFEKWLVREYEKVLPKSPIGKAIKYTYDIYHRLTRYHLDGRYRIDNNLAENSLRGLALGRKNYLFCGNHDAAEDAAVMYSLLGCCKAADVNFRDWMVYVLSHIHDYDEDYTRDLAELLPGNYSRRNS, from the coding sequence ATGCAAGAAAACAAGGAAAATCCGAACGAACTTCTCGAACTCCTTTTGGAGAAATGCGACCATTTATATCAGGAGAACATGCTCCTGAGGGGTAAACTGGAAGATCGCACGGATGTTGATGCATTAAAATCCTCTTACGAGAAAACCATATCCGAGAAAGATACTAAGATCGTCGACCTGGAAAAGCAGGTAGCTTATCTCAGGCGCCGCATATGGGGTAAATCCAGCGAGCGCTACATCCAGGAAGATCCGCAGCAGCGACGTATCGACTTTGACGGCTTTGACCTGTTGCCCGGGGAAATAGAGCTTGTAGAGGCAGCCAGGGCAGAGATAGAGACCTTCAGGGAAAGACGCGTGAAGGAGCGGGTGAAACAAAAACCGGTTCGCAAGCCTTTATCTGAAGACTTCCCCCGCATTGAGGAGCACCTTTATCCCGATGAAATAAACGACAACATGGATGCCTGGACCGAGTTAGAACCGGAGGTCACCGAGGTGCTGGAGTATGAACCCGGGAAATGCTATGTCAGGAAGATTGTCCGTCATAAATATGTTTTAAAAAGCAAGCCATCACGGGAGTCTGAAGAGAAGTCTTCTCTCATTGTAACGGCATCACTTCCGACAAAATACCAGCCTATCGCACGCAGCTATGCCGGAGCATCCCTTTTGGCGGAGCTGATGATAAACAAGTACGTGAATCACCTGCCTTTTTACCGCCAGATACAGATGATGAAACAGCTGGGCGCCAATCTGCCACCACCCACGGTCAATGATTGGTTCAAAGATACGGCCGATTTACTAAGACCGCTTTACTATCGACTCAAGGAACTGGTTCTTGCCACCGATTACATCCAGGTGGATGAGACAACCGTGCCCGTGATCAATAACGAGAAGCATAAAACCGTCAATGGATACATGTGGATGGTGCGTTCTGTCATGGACTCACAGCTCTTCTTCCATTATGACCATGGCTCAAGGGCTCAGAATGTTGCCTTGTCCTTGTTGAATGACTTCCGTGGTGCCATGCAGACAGACGGGTATGCCGTGTACAAAATGTACGAGCAGAAAAAAGGTGTACTTCCCCTGGGATGTTGGGCCCACGCCAGAAGGAAGTTTACAGAGTCGTTGAAAAATGACAAATCCCGTGCTGAGTATGCGCTTGAACAGATCGGCCTTCTCTACGAGGTGGAAAGGGAGGCTGATGACAAAAACCTCTCCTATGAGGATAGGGCCAAGCTCAGGGAAAGCCTCGCTTACCCGATCATGGTTGCCTTTGAAAAGTGGTTGGTTCGTGAATATGAAAAGGTTCTGCCCAAGAGCCCGATAGGAAAGGCGATAAAGTACACTTATGACATCTACCACCGTTTGACACGTTACCACCTGGATGGCAGATACCGCATTGACAATAATCTCGCCGAAAACAGCCTGAGAGGCCTGGCCCTGGGAAGAAAGAATTACCTTTTTTGCGGTAACCATGACGCTGCCGAGGATGCTGCAGTCATGTACTCGTTGCTGGGGTGCTGCAAGGCTGCCGATGTGAACTTCCGCGACTGGATGGTGTATGTGCTGAGCCATATACACGACTATGACGAAGACTACACCAGAGATCTTGCAGAACTGCTCCCGGGTAACTACTCCAGGAGAAACTCCTAA